The region TTTCTTCATCTGCCTTGCATGCCTGGACGAAATCCTGGAACTTTTCTTTCTTTATTTTTAGATCATCCTTGCAGGCAGGCGACAGTTCATTTGAATGTTGCTTGAGGCATTGCGCCAAACGCCCTTGCCCCGGCTGCACGCCCTTGCAAAAGTTGGCGACATCTTCTGCACAGGGCTTTGCATTTGGTTCTGCCCAAGCCGAGGACACCATGGATAAACAAAACGCGGCTGCAAGCGTAGCCATCTTCCAGTTTTTCATTTGCCAACTCCTCCGTCTGATTTTAAAAGCAACCAAAAACTGTCATACCAGCCGACCGTTTCCTTCAGCGATTCCTGATTCAGAAATCCTCATCGGCGATCACTAGGGATGCGGCGTCACCCAGGCATCGCCTTGCGGCGTGATCTCTTTCTTCCAGATCGGCACGCGCTGTTTCAGCTCGTCTATCATCCAGCAGCAGGCTTCCAGCGCCGGGGCGCGATGCTCGGCTCCGGCCGCGATGAACACGATGTTGTCGCCGCCTTTCACCGTGCCGATGCGGTGCACGAGGCGCGCATCCAGCAGGCCGAATTTCTCGATGGCCTCGCTGCGCAGCTTGTTCATTTCCGATATCGCCATGCTGCCGTAGGCATCGAAGCTGATCTCGGATACTTCGCGACCTTCGGAGAAATCTCGGGCGCACCCTAGAAAGGTGGCGATGCCTCCCATGCGCTTCGAGCTGGCTTGCAATGCCCTGATCTCTTCGTCCTGGGAGAAGTCTGCTTCCTGAATGCGGACAGGGTCACTCATCGCCAATGCACCGATAAGTTGTCCACCCTCCCTTCGACAAGCTCAGGGCGAACGTACAAATAGTTGAAGAAGTTAGCGGACTCATCTCAACCTCCCGAAAACTTCGCCATAAAGGCGATCTCGTCGTTATCGTGCAGGATCAACTGCTTGTCGTGAACCTGTGCCTGATTGACGGCGATGAAGCTGACGATGCCGAAGGCGCTCGGGTGCTGGGCGCCGAGGTGCACGATGACATCGTGCAATGTCATCCCGGGCGTGAATTCGACTTGCGTCTCGCGCATCTGCACCCGGTCGGCGACGGGGCCAAAAAACAGTATCTTTATCATTTCGCCATACCGCGTTTCCACACGCCGCTCTTGCCGCCTCGCTTCTCTTCGAGTTGCACGCACTCGATGCGCATGCCGCGGTCGATCGCCTTGCACATGTCGTAGATGGTGAGCAACGCGACGTTGGCCGCGCATAGCGCTTCCATCTCGACACCGGTCTGGCCGACGCAACTGGCGGTGGTCACCACCCTGATGCCCACACAGCCTTCTGCGTCCGGCTCAAGGATTTCGCTGAATTCGACTTCCACGCCGGACAGCGCTATGGAATGGCACATCGGGATGATATCCGGTGTGCGCT is a window of Sideroxydans sp. CL21 DNA encoding:
- the moaC gene encoding cyclic pyranopterin monophosphate synthase MoaC; the protein is MDKLTHFSDAGRARMVDVSEKSSTQRVAIASGVLRMQIATLERIRTGQIAKGDVLTVADVGAVMAAKRTPDIIPMCHSIALSGVEVEFSEILEPDAEGCVGIRVVTTASCVGQTGVEMEALCAANVALLTIYDMCKAIDRGMRIECVQLEEKRGGKSGVWKRGMAK
- a CDS encoding cysteine rich repeat-containing protein; translation: MKNWKMATLAAAFCLSMVSSAWAEPNAKPCAEDVANFCKGVQPGQGRLAQCLKQHSNELSPACKDDLKIKKEKFQDFVQACKADEEKLCSDIKPGRGRIVRCLKQHESELSSECKEKMEQPRSR
- a CDS encoding molybdenum cofactor biosynthesis protein MoaE — encoded protein: MSDPVRIQEADFSQDEEIRALQASSKRMGGIATFLGCARDFSEGREVSEISFDAYGSMAISEMNKLRSEAIEKFGLLDARLVHRIGTVKGGDNIVFIAAGAEHRAPALEACCWMIDELKQRVPIWKKEITPQGDAWVTPHP
- a CDS encoding MoaD/ThiS family protein; translated protein: MIKILFFGPVADRVQMRETQVEFTPGMTLHDVIVHLGAQHPSAFGIVSFIAVNQAQVHDKQLILHDNDEIAFMAKFSGG